A genomic region of Catalinimonas niigatensis contains the following coding sequences:
- a CDS encoding sodium:calcium antiporter, with protein MSLGFAIIFFVVLTVIIGVAGTQLTKAADQLADLTGFGEALVGGILLGAITSISGIITSVTAAFEGQPELAFSNAIGGIAAQTVFLAIADIAYSRANLEHASASFTNLLQGVLLISMLSFVVVIMAADTVTLWGIHPASFFLIAIYIFGTKLISSAKKHPMWKPAETKETVEDIPDDDNQKNVSLTSLIIRFALLAIVVAFAGYFIAQSAIVITTNSGISASFMGALFTSVATSLPELVVSVSAVRRGALTLAVSNIIGGNSFDVLFLTFADMALREGSIYHAATNSQLFVLALTILLVSILLMGLLHRQKYGLARVGWESILMVSCFIIGYILLYLM; from the coding sequence ATGAGCCTCGGTTTTGCTATTATTTTTTTTGTTGTACTCACTGTAATTATTGGAGTAGCAGGCACTCAACTTACCAAAGCTGCTGATCAGCTTGCCGATCTTACTGGATTTGGCGAGGCGCTGGTTGGTGGAATTTTGCTGGGAGCCATCACTTCTATTTCAGGGATTATCACGTCCGTCACAGCTGCATTTGAAGGGCAGCCTGAATTGGCTTTCAGCAATGCTATTGGAGGAATTGCTGCACAAACTGTTTTCCTGGCAATTGCTGATATTGCCTACTCCCGTGCCAATCTAGAACATGCTTCTGCTTCTTTTACCAATCTGCTACAAGGAGTATTGCTTATTTCAATGCTGAGTTTTGTGGTTGTAATTATGGCTGCTGATACTGTTACTTTATGGGGAATCCATCCGGCTTCTTTTTTTCTAATTGCTATTTATATTTTTGGTACCAAGCTTATCTCCAGTGCCAAAAAACATCCAATGTGGAAGCCCGCTGAGACGAAGGAAACTGTTGAGGACATACCTGATGATGATAACCAGAAAAATGTTTCTCTCACCTCCCTTATTATACGTTTTGCGCTGCTGGCAATTGTAGTTGCTTTTGCTGGATATTTTATTGCTCAATCTGCTATCGTCATAACTACAAATTCGGGTATCTCTGCCTCATTTATGGGAGCACTATTTACCTCGGTTGCCACTTCCCTACCCGAACTTGTTGTATCTGTTTCAGCTGTGAGAAGAGGTGCGCTCACACTGGCAGTAAGCAACATCATAGGGGGCAATTCTTTTGACGTACTATTTCTGACATTTGCCGATATGGCTTTGCGTGAAGGCTCTATTTATCATGCTGCAACCAACTCTCAACTCTTTGTCCTGGCACTAACTATTTTACTTGTCTCCATTTTGCTGATGGGTCTATTGCACCGTCAAAAGTATGGTTTAGCAAGAGTGGGTTGGGAGAGTATACTTATGGTAAGTTGCTTTATCATTGGATACATTCTACTTTATCTGATGTAA
- a CDS encoding S41 family peptidase, translated as MKAFSLSILSVILISFFCSSCEEVLINEEHEDNAVDVFNSLWTTVDENYTFFDYKNIDWDEVYAANRPRVENGMRRDSLFNVLADMLFELRDGHVNLQAGFDLSRNWQWYLDYPQNFDYSIIERNYLKDDYEISGPFRNRIIDSIGYVYYPSFESDVSESLVDYIIGKYSSRVVNNRDTIIVKGLVIDVRNNGGGKISNVEKIVGRFADEKKKVHYWQYKNGPEHNNFTERIPKYVEPEGEYQYQAPVVILTNRSCYSATNFFVQIMKNFPNVLVIGDSTGGGGGLPVNRELPNGWRYRFSSTVTTTVSGENIEDGVAPDIKVDMREEDMQEGRDTILERAFEIINSL; from the coding sequence ATGAAAGCTTTCTCTCTAAGTATATTATCCGTTATTCTGATTAGTTTTTTTTGCTCTTCCTGTGAGGAAGTGTTGATCAATGAGGAGCATGAAGATAATGCGGTCGATGTTTTTAATTCTTTGTGGACTACTGTTGACGAAAACTATACTTTCTTTGATTATAAAAATATTGATTGGGATGAAGTATACGCAGCCAACAGGCCAAGAGTGGAAAATGGAATGCGACGTGATTCTCTGTTCAATGTTCTGGCTGATATGCTTTTTGAGCTACGTGATGGCCATGTAAATCTTCAGGCAGGTTTTGATCTTTCCCGCAACTGGCAGTGGTATCTGGATTATCCTCAAAATTTTGATTACTCCATAATAGAGAGAAATTACCTGAAAGACGACTACGAAATTTCCGGACCTTTTAGAAACCGCATCATTGATTCTATAGGTTATGTATATTATCCAAGCTTTGAAAGTGACGTAAGCGAGTCTTTGGTTGATTATATCATTGGTAAATATTCCAGTAGAGTGGTTAACAACAGAGATACAATCATTGTAAAAGGGCTGGTCATTGATGTACGTAACAATGGAGGAGGTAAAATAAGTAATGTGGAGAAAATTGTAGGCCGCTTTGCTGATGAAAAGAAAAAAGTACATTACTGGCAATACAAAAATGGTCCTGAGCATAACAACTTTACAGAACGTATTCCTAAGTATGTAGAACCTGAGGGTGAATATCAATACCAGGCCCCGGTAGTCATTCTCACCAATCGCTCATGCTACAGTGCAACTAATTTTTTTGTACAGATCATGAAAAACTTTCCTAATGTTCTGGTCATTGGCGATAGTACAGGTGGTGGTGGTGGTCTTCCTGTCAACCGCGAATTACCTAACGGCTGGCGTTATCGTTTTTCTTCTACTGTCACTACTACAGTAAGTGGTGAAAACATTGAAGATGGAGTAGCTCCTGATATCAAAGTGGATATGAGAGAAGAAGATATGCAGGAAGGCAGAGATACCATTCTTGAAAGAGCCTTTGAAATTATTAATAGCCTATGA
- the lysA gene encoding diaminopimelate decarboxylase: METFTDTFHNKTPLTLNTIQGIDLLDVCKEFGTPLYVYDADKIVQQINMLRNLFSDVPIQLKYAAKSLTNLSVLKLVNAQGIGLDVVSIEEAHLGIKAGFSPHEISYTPNCVSFEEIQNAVELGVAINIDNLPTLEQFGKTYGKTVPCCVRINPNIMAGGNTKISVGHSFSKFGISALQVRELVTIVEKYNIDISGVHVHTGSDITDVDVFLMSAEVVFKVAKHFSNLRFIDFGSGFKINYHQSDKATNLEELAERLQGAFLQFCQEYGKSLEMWLEPGKIIVSEAGQFLAKVNVVKKNPVVTFVGLDSGFNHLIRPMFYDAYQHIENISNPDGLKMKYHVVGYICETDTFGSDRELSEVRAGDILSIKNAGAYGYSMASNYNSRLRPAEVMIYQGKAQLIRQRETFSDLLKNQIVIDL; encoded by the coding sequence ATGGAAACATTTACTGATACTTTTCACAATAAAACGCCTCTAACATTGAATACCATTCAGGGCATTGATTTGCTTGATGTATGCAAAGAGTTTGGTACTCCCCTTTATGTATACGATGCTGATAAAATTGTGCAGCAAATCAATATGTTACGTAATCTTTTCTCAGATGTACCAATACAACTTAAATATGCAGCCAAATCTCTGACTAACCTTTCCGTGTTGAAGCTTGTCAATGCTCAGGGAATTGGGCTGGACGTAGTTTCCATTGAGGAAGCTCATTTGGGAATCAAAGCGGGTTTCTCCCCTCATGAGATTTCCTATACACCCAACTGTGTAAGCTTTGAAGAGATACAAAATGCAGTAGAATTAGGTGTAGCAATTAATATTGACAACCTTCCCACCTTAGAACAGTTTGGCAAAACTTATGGAAAAACTGTTCCCTGTTGCGTACGTATCAATCCCAATATTATGGCCGGCGGTAATACCAAAATTTCGGTAGGCCATAGTTTTTCCAAATTTGGTATTTCGGCACTTCAGGTTCGTGAACTGGTTACTATCGTTGAAAAATATAATATTGACATCAGTGGAGTACATGTACATACAGGTTCAGACATTACTGATGTGGATGTATTTCTGATGAGTGCTGAGGTAGTGTTTAAAGTAGCCAAGCATTTTTCCAATCTCCGCTTTATCGATTTTGGAAGTGGTTTTAAAATCAATTATCATCAGAGTGATAAAGCTACCAATTTGGAAGAACTTGCAGAACGCCTACAGGGTGCTTTTCTTCAGTTTTGCCAGGAATATGGAAAATCTTTGGAGATGTGGCTGGAACCCGGCAAGATCATTGTGAGTGAAGCAGGACAGTTTTTAGCTAAAGTAAACGTAGTGAAAAAGAATCCAGTAGTCACTTTTGTAGGTTTGGATTCTGGCTTTAATCATCTGATCCGCCCTATGTTTTATGATGCTTACCAACATATTGAGAATATTTCTAATCCAGATGGTCTCAAAATGAAGTACCATGTAGTAGGCTATATCTGCGAAACAGATACTTTTGGTAGTGACCGTGAACTCAGTGAAGTAAGGGCCGGAGATATTTTGTCTATCAAAAATGCTGGTGCTTATGGATATAGCATGGCTTCTAACTATAACTCGCGCTTACGTCCTGCGGAAGTAATGATTTATCAGGGCAAAGCTCAATTGATTCGTCAGCGTGAGACTTTTAGTGATCTTTTAAAAAACCAAATTGTCATTGATTTATAA
- a CDS encoding MutS-related protein, which yields MNQIIYSTYEERIQKFKKKATEYAVQHSRLSWIRTLIFLFFLIGIVYFANQQNGDALFTTILIFVIAFPFLVKYHNQLKKKRFHVDSLLNINEEEIARLAGKLKGMEGGENFIDLQHPYLGDLDVFGEHSLYQLINRTSTYKGKTMLAQWLKYPARREEILSRQEAVQELKQELEWRQDFKAYGSVAKENEEDTDTLLHWVEEPVALEKRKLYRLAMFIMPLIALSGIIMYFFADGNAYWPISAIFINGIILWSTAEKSSLTHRKTFRSIGALQAYRAMIRKVESTDFKHIRLQKLKAHLEHEGIQASKEISKLEYILDNFNARANIFYHIFNIVLLLDVYWLLRADQWKTNLKGDIGRWFDSISELEVLNSIAGFAFSHPEYIFPQIEEGQYVFEAEALGHCLISAKNRVDNDFSMQGKGTVCIITGSNMSGKSTFLRTVGVNIVLALMGAPVCAKKMNTSVMQVFTSMRTQDSLEESVSSFYAELKRLKQLLQMLETPQLPVMFMLDEILKGTNSQDRHNGAASLIKQLSKLPAFGFVSTHDLELGRMEEVLSSVINYSFTSSIEQDEIYFDYTIHKGICKSFNASKLMAKMGIAMEE from the coding sequence ATGAATCAAATCATATACTCTACTTACGAGGAAAGAATACAGAAATTTAAAAAGAAAGCCACTGAATATGCCGTTCAGCATAGCCGTCTTTCCTGGATACGCACATTGATATTTCTATTTTTCTTGATAGGGATCGTCTACTTCGCCAACCAACAAAACGGAGATGCACTTTTTACTACCATACTGATTTTTGTAATTGCGTTTCCTTTTCTTGTGAAATATCATAATCAATTAAAGAAGAAAAGGTTTCACGTAGATAGTCTGCTAAATATTAATGAAGAAGAAATCGCCCGTCTTGCCGGTAAGCTTAAAGGAATGGAAGGCGGAGAAAATTTTATCGACTTACAACACCCGTATCTGGGAGATCTGGATGTATTTGGTGAACACTCATTGTATCAACTTATCAATCGGACAAGTACCTACAAAGGTAAAACAATGCTGGCCCAGTGGCTAAAGTATCCTGCCAGGAGAGAGGAAATACTAAGCCGGCAAGAAGCAGTACAGGAACTTAAGCAGGAACTGGAGTGGCGTCAGGATTTTAAGGCCTACGGCAGCGTAGCCAAAGAGAATGAAGAAGATACAGATACACTACTCCACTGGGTAGAAGAACCAGTAGCTTTGGAAAAGCGGAAACTTTATAGGTTGGCCATGTTCATCATGCCGCTCATTGCCCTGTCAGGAATTATCATGTATTTCTTCGCGGATGGAAATGCCTATTGGCCCATCAGTGCAATCTTTATTAATGGTATCATTTTGTGGTCAACCGCCGAAAAATCTAGTCTGACACATAGAAAAACTTTCAGGAGCATCGGAGCACTTCAGGCCTATCGTGCCATGATCAGAAAAGTAGAGTCTACGGATTTTAAACACATTCGCCTGCAAAAATTAAAAGCACACCTCGAGCACGAAGGAATTCAGGCTTCAAAAGAAATCAGCAAACTGGAGTACATTCTGGATAATTTTAATGCCAGAGCGAATATCTTTTATCATATCTTCAATATTGTTCTTTTGCTGGATGTATACTGGTTGCTGAGAGCAGACCAGTGGAAAACCAATCTGAAAGGAGATATTGGCCGCTGGTTTGACAGCATCAGTGAACTGGAAGTACTCAACAGCATTGCAGGATTTGCCTTTTCTCATCCTGAATATATTTTTCCGCAAATTGAAGAAGGACAATATGTGTTTGAGGCTGAAGCGCTAGGGCATTGCCTGATCAGCGCAAAAAACAGAGTAGATAACGATTTCAGTATGCAGGGAAAAGGGACAGTCTGCATCATCACCGGTTCCAACATGTCGGGGAAGAGTACCTTTCTGAGAACTGTAGGAGTTAATATAGTTTTAGCGTTGATGGGGGCACCAGTATGTGCCAAAAAAATGAACACCTCGGTGATGCAGGTATTTACCAGCATGCGTACCCAAGATTCGCTGGAGGAGAGTGTTTCTTCTTTTTATGCCGAACTTAAGCGCCTCAAGCAACTGCTTCAGATGCTGGAAACTCCACAGCTTCCAGTGATGTTTATGTTGGATGAAATTCTAAAAGGAACAAATTCACAGGATCGCCACAATGGAGCTGCCTCATTGATCAAACAGCTGAGTAAGCTTCCTGCTTTCGGTTTTGTATCTACCCATGATCTTGAGCTGGGAAGAATGGAAGAAGTGCTGAGTAGCGTCATCAATTATAGCTTTACCAGCAGCATTGAGCAGGACGAGATTTATTTTGACTATACCATTCACAAGGGTATCTGCAAGAGCTTCAATGCCAGCAAGCTGATGGCCAAGATGGGCATTGCGATGGAGGAGTAG
- a CDS encoding sulfatase, with product MRSHLNRLLFLSFLSLSILGCRSQAYRSEQMLEMPKPNILFIAVDDLRPELNCYGKSQIISPHIDQLAAESLVFNRAYCQVPVCGASRASLLTGFRPTRTRFIDYATRVDEDAPQALTLPQHLKDHGYYTISNGKIFHHLDDMKEGWSEAPWHPNESGTNWRDYVLEENIAMSAQNKGGNGRSFEIAEVADEAYFDGKTAQKTIEDLKKLAHKDQPFFLAAGFLKPHLPFNAPKKYWDLYDEQTISPAENNFRPEHAPDAAMHNWGELRNYADIPAKGPLSDDKAKKLVHGYYACISYTDAQIGKVLQALDDLGLADNTIVVLWGDHGWNLREHGLWCKHANFETSLRAPLMIKVPEIEGGQTTNALTEFVDIYPSLCELAGISVPHHLQGSSFVPLLTQPEQSWKTHTISKFHDGYTIKNDDYRYTEWSNAQGKIYARMLYDHRTDSLENYNIAEKAENESIIKQMQQTLYSAYPEELE from the coding sequence ATGCGAAGCCACCTGAACAGATTACTCTTTCTCTCTTTCCTTTCTTTATCAATTTTAGGCTGTCGCTCACAGGCCTATCGCTCTGAGCAAATGCTGGAAATGCCCAAACCCAACATACTTTTTATAGCAGTGGATGATTTAAGGCCAGAACTAAACTGCTACGGAAAATCACAAATTATTTCTCCTCATATAGATCAATTAGCTGCAGAGAGCCTGGTGTTCAACCGGGCTTATTGCCAGGTTCCGGTCTGTGGTGCATCCCGAGCCAGCTTGTTGACTGGCTTTCGTCCTACCCGCACTCGCTTCATAGATTATGCCACCCGCGTGGATGAAGATGCTCCCCAGGCACTTACCCTCCCCCAACATCTGAAAGATCATGGTTATTATACCATTTCTAATGGAAAAATATTTCATCATCTGGATGATATGAAAGAAGGCTGGAGCGAAGCACCCTGGCATCCCAATGAAAGTGGCACCAACTGGCGAGACTATGTACTAGAAGAAAACATAGCTATGTCTGCTCAAAATAAGGGTGGTAATGGCCGTTCCTTTGAAATTGCTGAGGTAGCAGATGAGGCTTATTTTGATGGAAAAACGGCACAAAAGACCATTGAAGATCTAAAAAAGTTAGCGCATAAAGATCAACCTTTTTTTCTGGCAGCAGGCTTCCTCAAGCCTCACCTCCCTTTTAACGCACCCAAAAAATACTGGGATTTGTACGATGAACAAACCATCAGTCCGGCTGAGAATAATTTTAGGCCTGAACATGCACCTGATGCAGCCATGCACAATTGGGGAGAACTGCGCAACTATGCTGATATTCCTGCAAAAGGCCCCTTGAGTGATGATAAAGCCAAAAAGCTGGTTCATGGTTATTACGCCTGCATTAGCTATACCGATGCACAAATTGGTAAAGTGCTTCAGGCCCTTGATGATCTGGGGTTGGCAGATAATACCATTGTTGTTCTTTGGGGTGATCATGGATGGAATCTGCGTGAGCATGGACTATGGTGTAAACATGCCAATTTTGAGACTTCTTTGAGAGCCCCTTTGATGATTAAAGTCCCTGAAATTGAAGGTGGACAAACCACCAACGCGCTCACTGAATTTGTAGATATTTATCCTTCCCTTTGTGAATTGGCGGGCATTTCGGTGCCCCACCATCTTCAGGGAAGTAGTTTTGTCCCCTTACTCACCCAACCTGAGCAGTCCTGGAAAACCCACACCATTAGCAAATTTCATGATGGATATACGATAAAAAATGATGACTATCGCTATACAGAATGGAGCAATGCTCAAGGCAAAATTTATGCGCGTATGCTCTATGACCATCGTACTGACTCCCTGGAAAATTATAATATTGCTGAAAAAGCAGAGAATGAAAGCATCATAAAACAAATGCAGCAAACGCTATATTCCGCTTATCCCGAAGAGCTTGAATAG
- a CDS encoding 5-(carboxyamino)imidazole ribonucleotide synthase, giving the protein MSAAFYQNFKLGVLGGGQLGRMLIQSAIDFNLDVWILDPDENAPCKNIATQFIQGSLTDFDTVYAFGKKCDLITIEIENVNTAALKKLKEEGIEVYPEPQIIELIQDKREQKTFYKNHQIPTADFVLTENREDVRKYITMLPAVHKLGKEGYDGRGVQKITTSQELEKAFDAPGLLEKLIDFEKELAVIVARNAAGEMSTFPVVELVFHPEHNLVEYLFAPARISEQMARDADSLAKKVIEKLGMTGLLAVEMFLTKDGNLLVNEIAPRTHNSGHHSIEANITSQFEQHLRAILNMPLGSTATKIPAAMVNLLGEDGYTGLAKLEGLEDVLAIEGAKVHLYGKKLTKPFRKMGHITIVDQDLNRLKEKVQQAKQTLKIKA; this is encoded by the coding sequence ATGTCAGCAGCATTTTATCAAAATTTTAAACTTGGCGTATTAGGAGGAGGGCAGCTAGGCCGCATGTTGATACAGTCAGCCATTGACTTTAACCTGGATGTGTGGATACTGGACCCGGATGAAAATGCACCCTGCAAAAACATTGCAACCCAATTTATACAGGGTTCGCTCACAGATTTTGATACGGTTTATGCTTTTGGAAAAAAGTGCGACTTAATCACTATTGAGATAGAAAATGTGAACACAGCAGCACTGAAAAAACTCAAAGAGGAAGGTATAGAGGTATATCCTGAACCACAAATTATAGAATTGATACAGGATAAGCGTGAGCAAAAAACTTTTTATAAAAATCATCAGATTCCTACAGCAGACTTTGTACTCACGGAAAATCGGGAAGATGTACGAAAATATATTACGATGCTCCCCGCAGTGCATAAATTGGGAAAAGAAGGCTATGATGGCCGAGGCGTTCAAAAGATCACTACTTCTCAGGAGTTAGAAAAAGCTTTTGATGCCCCTGGGCTGCTGGAAAAACTCATTGACTTTGAAAAAGAGCTTGCGGTGATTGTGGCACGGAACGCAGCAGGTGAAATGAGTACCTTTCCTGTGGTTGAGTTGGTCTTTCATCCTGAACATAATCTGGTGGAGTATCTGTTTGCTCCAGCCCGTATCAGTGAGCAAATGGCCCGGGATGCAGATAGCCTTGCCAAAAAGGTGATTGAAAAGTTAGGAATGACCGGCTTATTGGCAGTAGAAATGTTTCTGACCAAAGATGGTAATTTATTGGTCAATGAAATTGCACCCCGTACCCATAATAGTGGTCATCATAGTATTGAAGCCAATATAACCTCACAGTTTGAACAGCATCTGAGAGCGATTCTGAATATGCCTTTAGGTTCTACTGCTACCAAAATTCCCGCTGCCATGGTAAACCTGTTGGGAGAAGATGGTTATACAGGTTTGGCTAAACTGGAAGGCTTGGAAGATGTACTGGCGATAGAAGGTGCTAAAGTTCATTTGTATGGGAAAAAACTGACCAAGCCTTTCCGTAAAATGGGACATATTACAATCGTAGATCAGGATCTAAATCGTTTGAAAGAGAAAGTACAGCAAGCCAAACAAACTTTAAAAATCAAAGCATGA
- the purE gene encoding 5-(carboxyamino)imidazole ribonucleotide mutase yields MSKAKVGIIMGSKSDLPVMIEAANLLEELEIPFELTIVSAHRTPQRMMDYAEQAKEKGLKVIIAGAGGAAHLPGMVASITVLPVIGVPVKSSNSIDGWDSVLSILQMPAGVPVATVALNGAKNAGILAAQILGTSDRKISVRLQNYKNELREKVEEVAQKIEEQGYKSGKIGFGNN; encoded by the coding sequence ATGAGCAAAGCCAAAGTCGGAATCATCATGGGCAGCAAATCAGATTTACCAGTGATGATAGAAGCCGCCAACCTATTAGAAGAACTTGAAATACCTTTTGAGTTAACCATTGTATCCGCGCATCGCACTCCACAGCGGATGATGGATTATGCTGAGCAGGCAAAAGAAAAAGGACTAAAAGTGATTATCGCAGGGGCCGGAGGGGCCGCACACCTTCCAGGAATGGTAGCCTCCATTACTGTTTTGCCGGTCATTGGTGTGCCGGTAAAATCCAGCAATTCTATTGATGGCTGGGATTCTGTATTGTCTATTTTACAAATGCCTGCTGGCGTTCCTGTTGCCACTGTAGCATTGAATGGAGCAAAGAATGCTGGAATTCTGGCTGCTCAGATCTTAGGTACAAGTGACAGAAAAATAAGCGTACGGCTTCAAAATTATAAAAATGAACTTCGTGAGAAGGTAGAAGAAGTGGCTCAGAAAATAGAAGAACAGGGCTACAAAAGCGGTAAAATAGGATTTGGGAATAATTGA
- a CDS encoding VWA domain-containing protein, with protein sequence MPIENESWFSLDWFQPAVFSNFEYQYPFFLYLLPLILLFFIIRWLVGMRSKQKLPIAFPKRALKQSPVTYLRLIPNLLIAIVSALLLLALSRPQKSNEQVEQWSEGIDIMLVLDISESMRIEDFTPNRLQAAKEVARNFVAGRMQDRIGLVIFSGEAYSLSPLTTDYELLYKFIDDIDFSLIESRGTAIGSALAVATNRMRDVEEGNEGSERQGSASKVMVLLSDGDNTAGNLDPITAAELASAYSIKIYSIAIGKEGKVPFGKDFFGNTRYVDNSLDETTLREIARIGEGQFFRASNREALEEVFSLIDTYEKAEIKETRYKDTTDFYWIYLSWAIGFFLLWLMLKSTFVSNVLTD encoded by the coding sequence ATGCCGATTGAAAACGAAAGCTGGTTTTCACTGGACTGGTTCCAACCTGCTGTATTCTCAAATTTTGAGTACCAGTATCCCTTTTTTCTGTACTTACTACCGCTAATTCTATTGTTTTTTATCATTCGCTGGTTGGTAGGGATGCGCTCCAAGCAAAAGCTTCCTATTGCTTTTCCCAAACGTGCGCTCAAGCAAAGCCCCGTTACTTATCTGCGCCTGATCCCTAACCTCCTTATCGCCATTGTAAGCGCTCTATTATTGCTGGCATTATCTCGTCCTCAGAAGTCCAATGAGCAGGTAGAGCAATGGAGTGAGGGAATAGATATTATGTTGGTACTTGATATCTCAGAGTCTATGCGGATCGAGGATTTCACTCCCAATCGCCTGCAGGCAGCCAAAGAAGTAGCCCGCAATTTTGTTGCAGGCCGTATGCAAGACCGTATTGGTTTGGTCATTTTCTCTGGTGAGGCTTACTCCCTCTCCCCTCTCACCACTGATTATGAGTTGTTGTACAAATTTATTGATGACATTGACTTCAGCCTGATAGAAAGCCGGGGTACTGCCATTGGTAGTGCTTTGGCAGTAGCTACCAACCGCATGCGTGATGTGGAAGAAGGCAATGAGGGTTCGGAACGACAAGGGAGTGCTTCCAAAGTGATGGTCCTGCTTAGTGATGGAGACAATACTGCCGGTAACCTTGATCCTATCACTGCTGCTGAACTGGCGAGTGCTTATAGTATCAAAATATATTCTATTGCTATAGGTAAAGAAGGCAAGGTGCCTTTTGGTAAGGATTTCTTTGGCAATACTCGCTACGTGGATAACTCACTGGATGAAACTACCCTTAGGGAAATTGCCCGTATCGGTGAAGGACAGTTTTTTCGTGCCTCTAACCGGGAAGCGCTGGAAGAAGTATTTTCTTTGATTGATACTTATGAAAAAGCAGAAATTAAAGAAACCCGCTATAAAGATACTACGGATTTTTATTGGATATACCTTTCCTGGGCTATTGGCTTCTTCTTGCTCTGGCTTATGCTCAAATCTACTTTTGTAAGTAATGTACTGACGGATTAG
- a CDS encoding DUF58 domain-containing protein: protein MANNKEDIRKLLKKLRKYEISIRKAITTQLQGDFHSVFKGSGITFDDVREYQYGDDIRSIDWNATAKGHSVYVKTYKEEREQIVYMMLDVSASQEIGDPGHQKVDIGKEICGVLTLSAIKEASQVGLLCFSDQKEAYVKPSKGEKHAYQIITKLYNTQPVSTKTNLQAGISYLLNIIKRRSIIILISDFIDEDYTSSLKALARKHDLIVIHLSDKRETQLPSLGIIPVYDKESRKTIWVNSSSSYFQSKVNSTYAGTKEQLENFCRKHQADYLSIATEDDYIPKLINLFRVRNRIRKSA from the coding sequence ATGGCAAATAATAAAGAAGATATACGAAAGTTGTTAAAAAAGCTTCGCAAATACGAGATATCTATTCGAAAGGCGATAACTACGCAGTTGCAAGGCGACTTTCACTCCGTATTTAAAGGTTCCGGCATTACCTTTGACGATGTGCGGGAATATCAGTATGGTGATGATATTCGCAGTATCGATTGGAATGCTACTGCCAAAGGCCACAGCGTCTACGTAAAAACTTATAAGGAAGAACGGGAGCAAATTGTTTATATGATGCTGGATGTAAGTGCTTCTCAGGAGATTGGCGATCCTGGCCATCAGAAAGTAGATATAGGCAAAGAAATTTGTGGCGTACTTACGCTTTCAGCGATCAAAGAAGCGAGTCAGGTCGGCTTACTTTGCTTTTCAGATCAAAAAGAAGCGTATGTGAAGCCCAGCAAAGGAGAAAAGCATGCTTATCAGATTATTACCAAATTGTATAATACGCAGCCTGTTTCTACCAAAACTAATTTACAGGCTGGCATTAGTTATCTGTTGAATATCATCAAAAGACGTAGTATCATTATCCTGATTTCTGATTTTATTGATGAGGATTATACTAGTAGCTTAAAAGCTTTGGCCCGCAAACATGATCTTATTGTAATACACTTGTCTGATAAGAGAGAAACTCAACTTCCAAGTTTGGGCATTATTCCTGTTTATGATAAAGAAAGTCGCAAAACTATCTGGGTGAACTCCTCTTCTTCTTACTTTCAGAGCAAAGTAAATAGTACCTATGCAGGAACTAAGGAACAACTGGAAAACTTTTGTCGTAAACACCAGGCAGATTATTTGTCTATTGCTACCGAGGATGATTATATCCCAAAGCTCATCAATTTGTTCAGGGTAAGAAATAGGATCAGGAAAAGTGCGTAA